In Lathamus discolor isolate bLatDis1 chromosome 1, bLatDis1.hap1, whole genome shotgun sequence, the following are encoded in one genomic region:
- the WFS1 gene encoding wolframin — protein MSSDPDPPSSPSHPQLHRGRSQLNAASVDRSENNQKPGPSSGDTATFSSSVPGYSHSREKAERNEGMKEEPEVLFEELLERAKAGEPKAQTEVGKHFLRLAEEEDEELNNCSAVDWFILAAKQGRREAVKLLRRCLADRRGITSENEQEVKKLSSETDLERAVRKAALVMYWKLNPKKKKQLEVSELLENVGQVDNEDGEKQPGPLPKSVQKQRRMLERLVSCESKKFIALDDFVEITKKYAKGIIPSNLIMHEEEDDELAGKTPEELPLRLKVVKYPLHAIMEIKEYLIDIASKAGMHWLSTIVPTHHINALIFFFIISNLTIEFFAFIIPLVIFYLSFISMVICTLKVFQDSKAWENFRTLTDLLLRFEPNLDVEQAEVNFGWNHLEPYIYFLLSVFFVIFSFPIASKDCIPCSELATISVFFTVTSYMSLSTCAEPYTRRALMTEVAAGCLSLLQVLPGNFGYLQFLGKTFFTVPVGHFFVINVSIPCLLFLYLFYLFFRMAQLRNFKGTYCYLVPYLVCFMWCELSVVILRESSGIGLVRASIGYFLFLFALPVLGVGIALMCLIHFIKWFVSLELMKILVTLVLCTVPLLFRWWTKVNFSVVEMFKSLTRSSIVKLILVWITAVVLFCWFYVYRSEGMKVYNSTLTWNQYSFLCGPRSWKETNMARTQILCSHLEGHRVTWTGRFKYVRVTEIDNSAESAINMLPLFIGDWMRCLYGETYPLCDPKNVTLEEEELCRLKYLTKHNCHMKMFDRYKFEITVGMPFSSKNGTKSIEEDDITKDIVLKASSEFKKVLLNLRQGSIIEFSTILEGRLGSKWPVFELKAITCLNCMSKLLPAGRHVKIEQDWRSTVHTAIKFAFDFFFFPFLSAA, from the exons AGGGCATGAAGGAAGAACCTGAAGTGCTTTTCGAGGAACTGCTTGAGAGGGCCAAAGCTGGAGAGCCCAAAGCACAAACAGAG GTGGGGAAACACTTCTTAAGATTagcagaagaggaagatgaagaacTTAACAATTGCAGTGCAGTTGACTGGTTCATCCTTGCTGCTAAGCAGGGTCGAAGAGAAGCTGTCAAACTATTGCGTAGATGCCTGGCAGACAGAAGAG GTATTACTTCTGAGAATGAGCAAGAAGTGAAAAAGTTATCATCTGAGACTGACTTGGAGAGAGCTGTGAGGAAAGCTGCCTTAGTCATGTATTGGAAATTAAACCCAAAAAAGAAGAAGCAATTAGAAGTTTCTGAACTACTGGAAAATGTTGGGCAAGTTGACAATGAAG ATGGTGAGAAGCAACCTGGCCCACTCCCAAAGTCAgtgcagaagcagagaagaatgCTGGAGCGATTAGTGAGCTGTGAAT CTAAAAAATTTATTGCTTTGGATGACTTTGTTGAAATTACCAAGAAGTATGCAAAGGGAATCATCCCATCTAACCTGATCATGCACGAAGAAGAAGATGATGAATTGGCAGGGAAGACTCCTGAAGAGCTACCCCTGCGACTGAAG gTTGTAAAATATCCACTTCATGCAATTATGGAAATTAAAGAATACCTGATAGATATTGCATCAAAGGCAGGAATGCATTGGCTGTCTACCATTGTTCCAACACACCATATCAATGCTCTCATCTTTTTCTTCATCATCAGTAATCTGACAATTGAGTTTTTTGCCTTCATTATCCCATTAGTCATATTCTATTTGTCCTTCATTTCTATGGTGATTTGCACACTGAAAGTTTTTCAGGACAGTAAGGCTTGGGAAAACTTCCGCACATTGACTGACTTACTGCTTCGTTTTGAACCAAACCTAGATGTTGAGCAAGCTGAGGTGAACTTTGGATGGAATCACTTAGAGCCATATATCTATTTTTTACTCTCCGtattctttgtaattttttccttccctatAGCAAGCAAAGACTGCATACCATGCTCAGAATTAGCTACCATCTcagttttcttcacagtgaCAAGTTACATGAGTTTAAGCACTTGTGCAGAACCTTACACACGAAGAGCATTAATGACTGAGGTAGCAGCAGGTTGCTTATCCCTATTGCAGGTATTACCTGGGAATTTTGGCTACTTGCAATTTTTGGGTAAAACGTTTTTTACTGTTCCTGTAGGTCATTTCTTTGTGATAAACGTAAGCATCCCATGCCTTCTGTTTTTGTACTTGTTCTATCTTTTCTTTAGAATGGCACAACTACGGAATTTTAAAGGCACCTACTGCTACCTGGTCCCATATCTGGTCTGCTTTATGTGGTGTGAACTCTCCGTGGTCATTCTGCGGGAGTCCTCTGGCATTGGGCTCGTTCGTGCATCAATtggttattttctctttctctttgcacTCCCAGTGCTAGGTGTAGGCATTGCACTGATGTGTCTTATCCATTTCATTAAGTGGTTTGTGTCTCTGGAGCTCATGAAAATTTTAGTGACTCTGGTTTTGTGTACTGTTCCTTTGCTCTTCCGCTGGTGGACAAAAGTTAACTTCTCTGTAGTGGAAATGTTTAAATCCCTCACTCGTAGCTCAATTGTGAAACTCATTCTAGTGTGGATTACAGCTGTAGTGTTGTTCTGTTGGTTCTATGTGTATCGATCAGAGGGAATGAAAGTTTACAACTCCACCTTGACGTGGAATCAGTATTCTTTCCTCTGCGGACCCCGGTCGTGGAAGGAGACAAACATGGCCCGCACTCAGATTCTGTGTAGTCACTTGGAAGGTCACAGAGTGACGTGGACTGGGCGGTTCAAGTATGTGCGTGTGACAGAAATTGACAATAGTGCAGAATCTGCAATAAAtatgcttccactttttattgGTGATTGGATGAGATGCTTGTATGGTGAAACCTACCCTCTCTGTGACCCCAAAAATGTTACACTAGAGGAGGAAGAATTGTGTCGTCTCAAGTATTTGACAAAGCATAACTGCCACATGAAAATGTTTGATCGGTACAAATTTGAAATAACTGTGGGCATGCCTTTCAGTAGCAAAAATGGAACCAAGTCTATAGAGGAGGATGATATAACCAAAGATATTGTGCTGAAGGCAAGCAGTGAGTTTAAAAAAGTGTTGTTGAACTTGAGGCAAGGGAGTATAATTGAATTCAGCACAATTCTGGAGGGCCGTCTTGGCAGTAAATGGCCTGTCTTTGAACTGAAAGCAATCACTTGCTTGAATTGCATGTCTAAACTCTTACCTGCAGGGAGGCATGTGAAAATAGAGCAAGACTGGAGGAGCACAGTGCATACAGCCATTaaatttgcttttgattttttcttcttcccattcctGTCAGCTGCATAA